The following are from one region of the Achromobacter xylosoxidans genome:
- a CDS encoding acetate--CoA ligase family protein encodes MTDSSLSRLFNPQGIAIVGASSTPGKIGAMPVRLLLQHGYGGRIIPVNPRADAIAGLPALPGLDALDADVDLAILAVPAAHAAQALERARPGQVGAAVVFTSGFSETGAQGTAQQERLCAIARERGIRLLGPNCLGFMNVRRNVYATFSPAPANGIVAAGGIGMVSQSGAFGAYAYSMARERGLGLSHWISTGNEADIDVADCIEWLACDADTRVIMAYMEGCRDGAKLRRALAAARAAGKPVVVTKIGRTQAGAQAAASHTAALAGDDAVYDALFRQYGALRARTIEEFFNLGYALDTWKRPPQGRRLGIFTISGGVGALMADEAEDTGLALPEPAAEAQARLLERVPFASGRNPVDVTGQAVSEPGLLLATADDMLADGRYDALAVFLAAAGSSEALWPTFEAFARQMQARHPDVPLAISALFPPARRRELEQLGCLVFTDPSAAIRTIGAVAGLAAHTGSDVVDDAPTMPAAHTPPLLDAYNEVQAMALLRQAGLPASPCTLAADVDAAVCAVAELAATNGDAAPVVLKVVSPDITHKSDVGGVKLNIRGEAAVRQAYADIMAAVRQHRPDARIDGVLVAPMAPKGVECIAGVHCDPVFGPVVMFGLGGVFVEVLKDVSFRLAPFGRDEALAMIREIKGYALLQGARGAPPCDVDALADALAALSRFAHARRADFSSVEINPLLALPEGKGVVALDAVVIRGEGAAQTV; translated from the coding sequence ATGACTGACTCCTCCCTGTCCCGCCTCTTCAATCCGCAAGGCATCGCCATCGTCGGCGCCTCGTCCACGCCCGGCAAGATCGGCGCGATGCCGGTCAGGTTGCTGCTCCAGCACGGCTACGGCGGCCGCATCATTCCCGTCAACCCGCGCGCGGACGCCATCGCCGGCCTGCCGGCCCTGCCCGGCCTGGACGCGCTGGACGCGGACGTGGACCTGGCCATCCTGGCCGTGCCTGCCGCCCATGCCGCGCAGGCGCTGGAACGCGCCCGGCCCGGCCAGGTAGGCGCCGCCGTGGTGTTCACCTCGGGTTTTTCCGAGACCGGCGCGCAAGGGACCGCGCAACAGGAACGGCTCTGCGCCATCGCGCGCGAGCGCGGCATCCGCCTGCTGGGACCGAATTGCCTGGGCTTCATGAACGTGCGGCGCAATGTCTACGCGACGTTCTCGCCCGCCCCCGCCAACGGCATCGTCGCCGCAGGCGGCATCGGCATGGTGTCGCAGAGCGGCGCATTCGGCGCTTATGCCTACAGCATGGCGCGCGAGCGCGGCCTGGGCCTGTCGCACTGGATCAGCACCGGCAACGAGGCCGACATCGACGTGGCCGATTGCATCGAATGGCTGGCTTGCGACGCCGATACCCGCGTCATCATGGCCTACATGGAAGGCTGCCGCGACGGCGCCAAGCTGCGCCGCGCCCTGGCCGCGGCGCGCGCGGCGGGCAAACCCGTGGTCGTCACCAAGATCGGCCGCACCCAGGCTGGCGCGCAAGCCGCCGCCTCGCATACGGCAGCGCTGGCCGGCGACGACGCCGTGTACGACGCGCTGTTCCGCCAATACGGCGCCCTGCGCGCGCGCACCATCGAGGAATTCTTCAACCTGGGCTATGCGCTGGACACCTGGAAACGGCCGCCGCAGGGCCGCCGGCTGGGGATCTTCACCATCTCCGGCGGCGTGGGCGCGCTGATGGCCGACGAAGCCGAGGACACCGGCCTGGCGCTGCCCGAACCCGCCGCCGAAGCTCAAGCCCGCCTGCTGGAGCGCGTGCCCTTCGCCAGCGGCCGCAATCCCGTCGACGTCACCGGCCAGGCCGTGTCCGAACCCGGGCTGCTGCTGGCCACCGCCGACGACATGCTGGCCGATGGACGCTACGACGCGCTGGCCGTCTTCCTGGCCGCTGCTGGATCCTCCGAAGCCTTGTGGCCTACCTTCGAGGCTTTCGCAAGGCAGATGCAGGCCCGCCATCCGGACGTGCCGTTGGCCATCAGCGCGCTGTTTCCGCCCGCGCGCCGCCGCGAGCTGGAACAGCTGGGCTGCCTGGTGTTCACTGATCCCAGCGCCGCCATCCGCACGATAGGCGCGGTGGCCGGGCTGGCTGCTCATACGGGTAGCGACGTTGTTGACGATGCTCCCACGATGCCCGCGGCGCACACACCGCCATTGCTGGACGCCTACAACGAAGTCCAGGCCATGGCGCTGCTGCGCCAGGCCGGCTTGCCGGCCTCGCCCTGCACGCTGGCCGCCGACGTGGACGCGGCAGTGTGCGCCGTCGCCGAGCTGGCTGCTACGAACGGCGACGCCGCTCCCGTCGTGCTCAAGGTGGTATCGCCCGACATCACGCACAAGAGCGACGTAGGCGGCGTGAAGCTCAACATCCGCGGTGAAGCCGCCGTGCGGCAGGCCTATGCCGACATCATGGCCGCCGTGCGCCAGCACCGGCCCGACGCCCGCATCGACGGCGTGCTCGTCGCGCCCATGGCGCCCAAGGGCGTGGAATGCATAGCCGGCGTGCATTGCGACCCGGTGTTCGGCCCGGTCGTCATGTTCGGGTTGGGCGGCGTCTTCGTCGAAGTGCTCAAGGATGTGAGCTTCCGCCTGGCCCCCTTCGGGCGCGACGAAGCCCTGGCGATGATCCGCGAGATCAAGGGCTACGCGCTGCTGCAAGGCGCGCGTGGCGCGCCTCCTTGCGACGTCGACGCGCTGGCCGACGCGCTGGCGGCGCTATCCCGCTTCGCCCACGCGCGGCGCGCGGACTTCAGTTCGGTGGAGATCAATCCCTTACTGGCTTTACCTGAGGGTAAGGGGGTGGTGGCGCTGGATGCTGTAGTGATACGCGGCGAGGGGGCCGCGCAGACGGTCTAG
- a CDS encoding DKNYY domain-containing protein, which produces MQKRAKWAVISLVLIIAALPMFLLFWLMDGDDFAAVDRGQSYGNSIYKNYQGGVYAAVPSNGYYRMDDADPASFAVFDTGAFDGRQAARDQRHVYCGNQVLPDMKPASARYLGNSYFSDGAVTVFCSMHSVRNEKLGMLDEFWQKIQYQADAGPKPQTYLYPFVVLPASARPYRPLLDRELATDDVRVYYRGREMPQAAPASLRRLPAGRDGDVRSSDDFFADGRRVYFHEQLLPLSDDPALYTFMVGDLYHQPYLQDPRDGMVYVGAQPFDAAHAPYRLLNEHGRHVYQALFRSKNGIFFYNTQTRQVERAGDDPFASGSFTELSPYVYTDGKQTLFLQAQEVWARNSRGGGGGLVSRSTLVNQLTDAPAGEWIKRGVVYHNFGTVWQKGEKLYYLDELGPSQLISHSIYQIMDRDAADFLLRSQETRQITTADIRKLVRAGKLAVPQYETVLEARTRYRKVFSIF; this is translated from the coding sequence ATGCAAAAACGCGCCAAATGGGCCGTGATCTCGCTGGTCCTGATCATCGCCGCGCTGCCGATGTTCCTGTTGTTCTGGTTGATGGACGGCGACGACTTCGCGGCCGTCGACCGTGGACAGTCCTACGGCAACAGCATCTATAAGAACTATCAGGGCGGCGTTTACGCCGCCGTCCCCAGCAACGGCTACTACCGCATGGACGACGCCGATCCAGCCAGTTTCGCGGTTTTCGATACCGGGGCTTTCGACGGCAGGCAGGCGGCCAGGGACCAGCGCCACGTGTATTGCGGCAATCAGGTCTTGCCGGACATGAAGCCCGCGTCCGCGCGCTACCTGGGCAACAGCTATTTCAGCGATGGCGCGGTCACGGTTTTCTGTTCGATGCACAGCGTGCGCAACGAAAAGCTGGGCATGCTGGACGAGTTCTGGCAGAAGATCCAGTACCAGGCGGACGCCGGCCCCAAGCCGCAGACCTACCTGTATCCGTTCGTTGTCCTGCCGGCCAGCGCGCGGCCCTACCGGCCGCTGCTGGACCGCGAGCTGGCCACCGACGATGTGCGCGTGTACTACCGGGGCCGCGAAATGCCGCAGGCGGCGCCGGCTTCGTTGCGCCGCCTGCCGGCGGGCCGGGACGGGGACGTGCGTTCCAGCGACGATTTCTTCGCCGACGGCCGCCGCGTCTATTTCCACGAGCAGTTGCTGCCGCTGTCGGATGATCCCGCGCTGTATACCTTCATGGTGGGCGACCTGTACCACCAGCCCTATCTACAAGATCCGCGCGACGGCATGGTGTACGTGGGCGCGCAGCCCTTCGACGCGGCGCATGCGCCGTATCGCCTGCTGAACGAGCACGGCCGGCATGTGTACCAGGCGCTGTTCCGCAGCAAGAACGGCATTTTTTTCTACAACACGCAGACGCGGCAGGTGGAACGGGCGGGGGACGACCCCTTCGCCTCGGGATCCTTCACCGAGCTGTCGCCATACGTGTACACGGACGGCAAACAGACGTTGTTCCTGCAGGCGCAGGAAGTTTGGGCTCGCAACTCGCGGGGCGGGGGCGGCGGGCTGGTGTCCCGTTCCACGCTGGTCAATCAGCTGACGGATGCGCCGGCTGGGGAATGGATCAAGCGCGGCGTGGTTTATCACAACTTCGGCACGGTCTGGCAGAAGGGCGAGAAACTCTATTACCTCGACGAGCTTGGACCCTCGCAGCTGATTTCCCACTCGATCTATCAGATCATGGACCGCGACGCGGCGGATTTCCTGCTGCGCTCGCAAGAAACTCGGCAGATCACGACTGCCGACATCCGCAAGCTGGTCCGGGCCGGCAAGCTGGCGGTGCCGCAGTATGAAACCGTGCTGGAAGCCAGGACACGTTATCGGAAGGTGTTCTCCATTTTCTGA
- a CDS encoding tripartite tricarboxylate transporter substrate binding protein — MTMLSGAKLGRAVLGMTLAAVAFAASVSNAHADDYPSQPIKLIVPFAAGGGNDGIARLLGQLLSDGLKQPVVVENRPGAGGKLGVEQGLKAAPDGYTLTLISNSYSVNPSLYKLPFDPVEDMTPIGMIARAPFFVSVNPGVPADSLGDLVALAKKKPGGLTYASSGTGGISHLAMEAFLKTAGITMVHIPYKGSAPALTDTVSGQVNVMLTTAGSTLPYREDKRLKVLAVTLPQRVSSAPDIPTVREAGVPYDVTVWYGIIAPKGVPPQVQAKLNAAINAAVVMPEMADRLKATGEEAAPGSPQDFRDQIVKEISLWGDVVREAGVTVN, encoded by the coding sequence GGTATTGGGGATGACGCTGGCTGCCGTGGCGTTTGCCGCATCGGTTTCCAATGCGCACGCGGACGACTACCCTTCACAGCCGATCAAGCTGATCGTGCCCTTTGCCGCTGGAGGCGGCAATGACGGGATCGCGCGTCTTCTGGGGCAGCTGCTGTCCGATGGCCTGAAGCAGCCCGTGGTGGTGGAGAACCGCCCAGGCGCGGGCGGCAAGCTGGGCGTGGAGCAGGGCCTGAAGGCAGCGCCCGATGGCTACACCCTCACCTTGATTTCCAATAGCTATTCCGTCAACCCCAGCCTGTACAAGCTGCCGTTCGATCCGGTGGAAGACATGACGCCGATCGGCATGATCGCGCGTGCCCCCTTCTTCGTGTCGGTCAATCCCGGCGTGCCGGCGGACAGCCTGGGCGATCTGGTGGCTCTGGCCAAGAAGAAGCCGGGCGGATTGACCTATGCCTCGTCCGGCACGGGCGGCATATCGCATCTGGCGATGGAGGCCTTCTTGAAGACGGCCGGTATCACCATGGTCCACATCCCCTACAAGGGGTCCGCGCCGGCTCTGACGGACACGGTATCAGGCCAGGTCAACGTAATGCTGACCACGGCGGGTTCGACGCTGCCTTACCGCGAGGACAAGCGCCTGAAGGTGCTGGCCGTGACCTTGCCGCAGCGCGTGTCCTCGGCGCCCGATATCCCGACGGTGCGCGAGGCGGGCGTGCCGTATGACGTGACGGTGTGGTACGGCATCATCGCGCCCAAGGGAGTGCCGCCGCAGGTGCAGGCCAAGCTCAACGCCGCGATCAATGCCGCGGTTGTCATGCCCGAGATGGCTGATCGTCTGAAGGCTACCGGGGAAGAGGCCGCGCCGGGTAGCCCGCAGGATTTTCGCGATCAGATCGTGAAGGAGATTTCCTTGTGGGGCGATGTGGTGCGCGAGGCGGGCGTGACGGTTAATTGA
- a CDS encoding nucleotide pyrophosphohydrolase: protein MEEVIQRLRQFRDERNWQQFHNPKDLALALSIEASELLEVFLWKPPEAADREKVKEELADVLAYALLLSDAYNFDLKKIVLEKIERNERKYPVHKAKGTAKKYNEL, encoded by the coding sequence ATGGAAGAAGTCATTCAGCGGTTGCGCCAGTTCCGCGACGAGCGAAACTGGCAACAGTTCCACAACCCTAAAGATCTTGCATTGGCACTCAGCATTGAGGCCAGCGAACTGCTGGAGGTTTTCCTATGGAAGCCTCCGGAAGCCGCCGATCGCGAAAAGGTGAAAGAGGAGCTTGCCGATGTCTTGGCTTATGCGCTACTGCTGTCAGATGCGTATAACTTCGATTTAAAGAAGATCGTCCTGGAGAAAATCGAAAGGAATGAACGAAAGTACCCGGTCCATAAGGCAAAGGGAACCGCAAAAAAATACAACGAGCTATGA
- the htpG gene encoding molecular chaperone HtpG has protein sequence MSQTATPSTSETLGFQAEVKQLLHLMIHSLYSNKEIFLRELVSNASDACDKLRFEAIDRPELLEGNGELAITVSYDKAARTITISDNGIGLSREEAVANLGTIARSGTREFFSQLTGDKQKDAQLIGQFGVGFYSSFIVADKVTVVSRRAGATDAIQWESDGQGEFTIAAAEKAARGTDVTLHLRADEDELLNGWKLREILRRYSDHISLPIRMAKEEWDQKKGEQIKTEELETVNQANALWARSKSDVTEDQYREFYKTVSHDYDDPLAWTHNRVEGRSEYTQLLYVPKHAPMDLWDRDGRRGVKLYVKRVFIMDDADQLLPSYLRFVRGVIDSADLPLNVSREILQESRDVRAIREGSAKRILSLLEDMAENKPEDYATFWSEFGQVLKEGAGEDHANLERIAKLMRFASTHTGDQAQTVSFADYVSRMKEGQDKIYYVTADTFAAASNSPHLEIFRKKGIEVLLLSDRVDEWMLSYLREFDGKSLVSVAKGGLDLAELADEEEKKHQAEVAEDFKPLVERLQKTLEDQVKEVRVTLRLVDSPACVVVGQNELSPHLLRMLKAAGQEAPNVKPVLEINPEHPLLARIRAAEDGEFDQWARLLLDQALLAEGAQIADPAAFVKRLNALLLK, from the coding sequence ATGAGCCAAACCGCCACGCCTTCCACGTCCGAAACCCTGGGGTTCCAGGCAGAGGTGAAGCAGCTGCTGCACCTGATGATCCATTCGCTGTACAGCAACAAGGAAATCTTCCTGCGTGAGCTGGTGTCGAACGCATCGGACGCCTGCGACAAGCTGCGCTTCGAGGCCATCGACCGGCCCGAGCTGCTGGAAGGCAATGGCGAATTGGCCATCACGGTCAGCTACGACAAGGCTGCCCGCACCATTACCATCTCCGACAACGGCATCGGCCTGTCGCGCGAAGAAGCGGTGGCCAACCTGGGTACGATCGCGCGCTCCGGCACGCGGGAATTCTTCTCGCAGCTGACCGGCGACAAGCAGAAGGACGCGCAGCTGATCGGCCAGTTCGGCGTGGGCTTCTATTCCTCGTTCATCGTGGCCGACAAGGTCACGGTGGTCAGCCGCCGCGCCGGCGCCACGGACGCGATCCAGTGGGAATCCGACGGCCAGGGCGAATTCACCATCGCCGCGGCCGAGAAGGCCGCGCGCGGCACGGACGTCACGCTGCACCTGCGCGCCGACGAAGACGAATTGCTCAACGGCTGGAAGCTGCGCGAGATCCTGCGCCGCTACTCGGACCACATCTCCCTGCCCATCCGCATGGCCAAGGAAGAGTGGGACCAGAAAAAGGGCGAGCAGATCAAGACCGAAGAACTGGAAACGGTGAACCAGGCCAATGCGCTGTGGGCCCGCAGCAAGTCGGACGTGACTGAAGATCAGTACCGCGAGTTCTACAAGACGGTGTCGCACGACTACGACGACCCGCTGGCCTGGACCCACAACCGCGTCGAAGGCCGCAGCGAATACACGCAGCTGCTGTACGTGCCCAAGCACGCGCCCATGGACCTGTGGGACCGCGACGGCCGCCGCGGCGTGAAGCTGTACGTCAAGCGCGTCTTCATCATGGACGACGCCGATCAGCTGCTGCCTTCGTACCTGCGCTTTGTGCGCGGCGTGATCGATTCGGCCGACCTGCCGCTGAACGTGTCGCGTGAGATCCTGCAGGAAAGCCGCGACGTGCGCGCCATCCGCGAGGGTTCGGCCAAGCGCATCCTGTCGCTGCTGGAAGACATGGCGGAGAACAAGCCGGAAGACTACGCCACGTTCTGGTCCGAGTTTGGCCAGGTGCTGAAGGAAGGCGCGGGCGAAGACCACGCCAACCTGGAGCGCATCGCCAAGCTGATGCGCTTTGCCTCGACCCACACGGGCGACCAGGCCCAGACCGTGTCGTTCGCCGACTACGTGTCGCGCATGAAGGAAGGCCAGGACAAGATCTACTACGTCACGGCGGATACCTTCGCCGCGGCCAGCAACAGCCCGCATCTGGAAATCTTCCGCAAGAAGGGCATCGAAGTCCTGCTGCTGTCGGATCGCGTGGACGAATGGATGTTGTCCTATCTGCGTGAATTCGACGGCAAGTCGCTGGTGTCGGTGGCCAAGGGCGGCCTGGACCTGGCCGAGCTGGCCGACGAGGAAGAAAAGAAGCACCAGGCCGAAGTGGCCGAGGACTTCAAGCCGCTGGTCGAGCGCCTGCAGAAGACGCTGGAAGACCAGGTCAAGGAAGTGCGCGTGACGCTGCGCCTGGTGGACTCGCCGGCTTGCGTGGTGGTGGGCCAGAACGAACTCAGCCCGCATCTGCTGCGCATGCTCAAGGCCGCCGGCCAGGAAGCGCCCAACGTCAAGCCGGTGCTGGAAATCAACCCCGAGCACCCGCTGCTGGCCCGCATCCGCGCCGCCGAAGACGGCGAGTTCGACCAGTGGGCGCGTTTGCTGCTGGATCAGGCGCTGCTGGCCGAAGGCGCGCAGATCGCCGACCCGGCCGCGTTCGTGAAGCGCTTGAATGCGTTGCTGCTGAAGTAA
- a CDS encoding antitoxin VbhA family protein, which yields MAGEGKCGLQHHKIISDTERCRRQSAVNYARASVGLEGYSLSEADEAHTQLFIDGQISLQEFVQPRTDALALPKSSS from the coding sequence ATGGCTGGCGAAGGTAAATGCGGGCTACAGCATCACAAAATCATTTCAGATACCGAACGCTGTCGACGCCAATCTGCTGTTAACTACGCGCGGGCCTCCGTCGGTCTAGAAGGTTACTCGCTCAGTGAGGCAGATGAGGCGCACACCCAGCTTTTCATCGATGGTCAGATCAGCTTGCAAGAGTTTGTGCAGCCGCGCACCGATGCATTAGCCCTCCCAAAATCTTCGTCATGA
- a CDS encoding helix-turn-helix domain-containing protein, whose product MASNDVPAALAGGAGVTIRTSTELGELVKAVRRSQGLLQADLAGLSGTGNRYVVDLERGKPTLQLQKVLDMLDLLGLEVQVAPKRPSLP is encoded by the coding sequence ATGGCCTCGAACGATGTTCCTGCCGCGCTCGCAGGCGGGGCCGGCGTAACGATTCGCACATCGACCGAATTGGGCGAATTGGTGAAGGCCGTCCGGCGCTCGCAGGGCTTGCTGCAAGCGGATCTGGCTGGTCTGTCCGGCACCGGCAACCGCTATGTGGTGGATCTGGAGCGCGGGAAGCCCACGCTGCAATTGCAGAAGGTGCTGGACATGCTGGATCTGCTGGGCCTGGAAGTGCAGGTAGCGCCCAAGCGCCCGAGTCTGCCATGA
- a CDS encoding DNA/RNA helicase domain-containing protein — translation MTQPHLVEVNRYRFSAETLTEIETNAYAANNWPLVYILSDGTTRFAYVGETTDTLTRLGTHLKHPQKKSLTTVHLVSSERFNKSATLDIESSLIKYMSADGRFSMLNGNLGLSDHNYYQRDELYSRIFREIWARLRRHGIAQRSIEAIDNSDVFKYSPYKSLSADQKQGLIEIMRSLVDPGLKHIVVQGGAGTGKSVLAIFLFKLIHSDLEELDLREFSEEEKEVRELLRQIKQSLPYPRMALVVPMSSFRSTLKKAFKNVAGLRSDMVISPSELTKRRYDIVLVDESHRLRKRVNLGAYIGSFDTACTALGLDKNACSEVNWVTLQSNKAVFFYDPDQSIKPSDADASDFQAIKSSQNSTVITLASQFRVRAGRHYVRFVDDLLHMRLPVNEKFSSSRYEFLIFDDLSDMVKEIEQRNSSYGLARLVAGYSWPWVSKKSPKLHDIEIGGLRLRWNSTTADWINAKDAADEVGCIHTTQGYDLNYTGVIFGHEIRYDEKLNQIIIDRNNYHDRNGKQTIEDPNKLKQYILNIYRTIMLRGIRGTFLYACDDSLRRYLKLHVESYKSNVIAFPAPSPPLEPYANAVPLYDLRAAAGGFSALQCVEHENWVAVPEGMPVGENIFACHVVGESMNTVIPDGAICLFRLNPGGTRNGKIVLVECADTQDGDAGSRYTVKEYQSFKVRSEDGAENQQILLKPRSTNPTLRPIELSREDDEHRYRVVGEFLGVIG, via the coding sequence ATGACCCAGCCGCATCTCGTCGAAGTTAACCGTTACCGATTCTCCGCAGAAACGCTGACCGAAATCGAGACCAACGCATACGCGGCGAATAATTGGCCGCTTGTTTATATTCTCAGCGATGGCACGACACGTTTCGCATATGTCGGCGAGACGACGGACACGCTGACTCGCCTGGGTACGCATCTCAAACACCCTCAGAAAAAATCATTGACAACGGTACACCTCGTCAGCAGTGAGCGCTTCAACAAGTCAGCGACTCTCGATATAGAGTCTTCCCTCATAAAGTACATGTCAGCCGACGGCCGTTTCAGCATGTTGAACGGAAACCTCGGCCTGAGCGATCACAACTATTACCAAAGGGACGAACTCTATTCCAGGATTTTTCGCGAGATCTGGGCCAGACTGCGCCGGCACGGAATCGCCCAAAGGTCAATCGAGGCCATCGACAATTCCGATGTTTTCAAATACTCGCCGTACAAATCTCTTTCTGCTGATCAAAAACAGGGTCTGATCGAGATAATGCGGTCGCTGGTCGACCCCGGGTTGAAACATATCGTGGTCCAAGGAGGCGCCGGAACTGGAAAATCGGTATTAGCTATTTTCCTTTTCAAGCTCATTCATTCCGACCTCGAAGAGCTCGATCTGCGCGAGTTTTCCGAAGAAGAGAAGGAAGTTCGGGAACTGCTGCGGCAAATCAAGCAATCACTCCCATACCCGCGCATGGCTCTGGTAGTACCTATGAGTTCGTTCAGGAGCACGCTAAAGAAGGCGTTCAAGAACGTTGCGGGCCTACGTTCCGATATGGTCATCAGCCCATCCGAGCTGACGAAACGGCGCTACGACATCGTCTTGGTCGATGAGTCACACCGACTGCGCAAGCGCGTCAACCTGGGAGCCTATATCGGAAGCTTCGACACGGCATGTACAGCTCTGGGGTTGGACAAGAACGCGTGCAGCGAAGTGAACTGGGTCACGCTCCAGTCGAATAAAGCTGTCTTCTTCTACGACCCGGACCAGAGCATCAAACCATCCGATGCCGACGCATCCGACTTCCAGGCGATCAAGTCTTCGCAGAACAGTACGGTCATAACTCTGGCGTCGCAGTTCCGCGTCCGAGCTGGGCGGCACTACGTGCGGTTTGTCGACGATCTACTGCATATGCGGCTTCCAGTTAACGAGAAATTCAGTTCTAGTAGGTACGAGTTTCTGATTTTTGACGACCTCTCCGACATGGTAAAGGAGATAGAGCAAAGAAACTCCAGCTACGGCCTAGCGCGACTGGTAGCGGGTTACTCCTGGCCCTGGGTTTCCAAGAAGTCCCCGAAATTGCACGACATCGAAATCGGTGGCCTGCGACTACGGTGGAACAGCACGACGGCGGATTGGATCAACGCGAAAGACGCCGCGGACGAGGTGGGCTGCATTCATACCACCCAAGGCTATGACCTGAACTACACCGGCGTCATCTTCGGCCACGAAATTCGCTATGATGAAAAACTGAACCAGATCATCATTGACCGGAACAACTATCATGACCGGAACGGAAAGCAGACCATTGAAGACCCGAATAAACTCAAGCAGTACATACTGAATATCTACCGGACCATCATGCTGCGTGGCATACGCGGTACGTTTCTCTATGCATGCGACGACAGTTTGAGACGATATCTGAAGCTGCATGTGGAAAGCTACAAATCCAACGTCATCGCGTTCCCCGCGCCTAGCCCCCCCTTGGAACCTTACGCCAACGCAGTCCCGCTCTATGACCTGCGAGCGGCGGCAGGTGGTTTCAGCGCGCTTCAGTGCGTCGAACATGAAAACTGGGTGGCGGTCCCCGAAGGCATGCCGGTAGGAGAGAATATTTTTGCTTGCCATGTGGTCGGCGAATCCATGAACACGGTCATCCCCGATGGCGCCATTTGCCTGTTTCGCTTGAACCCGGGCGGCACCCGGAATGGAAAAATCGTTCTGGTGGAATGCGCCGATACGCAGGACGGCGACGCCGGTTCGCGATACACGGTGAAGGAATATCAGAGCTTCAAGGTACGCTCCGAAGACGGCGCGGAGAATCAACAGATCCTATTGAAACCGCGGTCCACCAATCCAACGCTGAGGCCGATTGAGCTCAGCCGGGAAGACGACGAACATCGCTATCGGGTGGTAGGCGAGTTTTTGGGTGTGATCGGTTAG
- a CDS encoding uracil-xanthine permease family protein: MQPASLTQPAPHGSSDADPSPDLVYGPDDRPAPPVAFVAALQHLLAILVPIVTPGLLICQALGVSSRDTTLIVSMSLVISGIATYVQCKRFGPLGAGLLIVQGTSFNFVGPLIAGGSVMVKQGTPVEAVMAAIFGVVIAGSFVEMGISRILPFVKRLITPLVTGIVVLLIGLTLIKVGLISMGGGYSAMGNGTFASAENLTLSGLVLGTIILLNRVPVVWVRSTALVLALAVGYIAAAYMGRLDFTGAREAALFQIPTPLHFGLGFSWALFVPMLIIYLVTSLEAIGDVTATSKVSKQPVEGPLWMQRIKGGVLVNGANSLLAGVFNTFPSSVFAQNNGVIQLTGIASRHVGVWIAGMLILLGLFPAVAGILQAVPEPVLGGAAMVMFGAVAASGINILAGIHLDRRALLIIAVSLALGLGVSQVPEILSHLPHAVKSVLESGVATGGICALVMNWFLPEKK, from the coding sequence ATGCAACCCGCCTCCCTGACCCAACCCGCCCCCCACGGCTCATCCGACGCCGACCCCAGCCCTGACCTGGTCTACGGCCCCGACGACCGCCCCGCGCCTCCCGTGGCCTTCGTCGCCGCCCTGCAGCACCTGCTGGCCATCCTGGTTCCCATCGTCACCCCCGGCCTGCTGATCTGCCAGGCCCTGGGCGTGAGCTCCCGCGACACCACCCTGATCGTGTCCATGTCGCTGGTCATCTCCGGCATTGCCACCTACGTCCAGTGCAAGCGTTTCGGCCCCCTGGGCGCCGGCCTGCTGATCGTGCAGGGCACCAGCTTCAACTTCGTCGGCCCGCTGATCGCGGGCGGCTCGGTCATGGTCAAGCAAGGCACCCCGGTCGAAGCCGTCATGGCCGCGATCTTCGGCGTCGTCATCGCCGGCTCCTTCGTCGAAATGGGCATCAGCCGCATCCTGCCCTTCGTCAAGCGCCTGATCACGCCGCTGGTCACCGGCATCGTCGTGCTGCTCATCGGCCTGACCCTGATCAAGGTCGGCCTCATCAGCATGGGCGGCGGCTATAGCGCCATGGGCAACGGCACCTTCGCCAGCGCCGAGAACCTGACCCTGTCGGGCCTGGTCCTGGGCACCATCATCCTGCTGAACCGCGTGCCAGTCGTGTGGGTGCGCAGCACCGCCCTGGTGCTGGCGCTGGCCGTCGGCTACATCGCCGCCGCCTACATGGGCCGCCTGGACTTCACCGGCGCCCGCGAAGCCGCCCTGTTCCAGATCCCCACGCCGCTGCACTTCGGCCTGGGCTTCTCGTGGGCGCTGTTCGTGCCCATGCTGATCATCTACCTGGTCACGTCCCTGGAAGCCATCGGCGACGTCACCGCCACCAGCAAGGTCTCCAAGCAGCCCGTCGAAGGCCCGCTGTGGATGCAACGCATCAAGGGCGGCGTCCTGGTCAACGGCGCGAATTCGCTCCTGGCCGGCGTCTTCAACACCTTCCCCAGCTCGGTCTTCGCGCAGAACAACGGCGTGATCCAGTTGACCGGCATCGCCAGCCGCCACGTCGGCGTGTGGATCGCCGGCATGCTGATCCTGCTGGGCCTGTTCCCGGCCGTGGCCGGCATCCTGCAGGCCGTGCCCGAGCCCGTCCTGGGCGGCGCCGCCATGGTCATGTTCGGCGCGGTCGCCGCGTCCGGCATCAACATCCTGGCCGGCATCCACCTGGACCGCCGCGCCCTGCTGATCATCGCCGTGTCCCTGGCGCTGGGCCTGGGCGTGTCGCAAGTGCCGGAAATCCTGTCGCACCTGCCCCATGCCGTGAAGAGCGTGCTGGAGTCGGGCGTGGCTACTGGCGGCATCTGCGCGCTGGTGATGAACTGGTTCCTGCCTGAGAAAAAGTAA